A portion of the Oncorhynchus masou masou isolate Uvic2021 unplaced genomic scaffold, UVic_Omas_1.1 unplaced_scaffold_4866, whole genome shotgun sequence genome contains these proteins:
- the LOC135535376 gene encoding LIM domain-containing protein A-like, producing MLESGMHQHQHRTSTINNMLASGMHQHRTSTINDMLASGMHQHRTSTINDMLASDMLASGTHQHHTSTINDMLISGTHQHHTSTIKDMLASGTHQHHTSTINDMLASGTHQQHTSTINDMLASGMHQHQHHTSTINGRLASGMHQHRTSTINDMLASGTHQHHTSTINDMLASGLHQHQQRTSTINDMRASGMHQYRHRTSTINDMLASGMHQYQHHTSTINDMLASGMHQHQHRTSTINNMLASGMHQHRTSTINDMLISGTHQHHTSTINDVLKSGMHQHQHRNSTINDMLASGMHQYQHHTSTINDMLASGTHQYQHHTSTINDMLASGTYQHHISTINDMLASGTHQHNTSTINDVLASGTYQHQHRTSTINDMLASGMHQHQHHTSTINDMLASGMHQHQHRTSTINDMLASGTHQHHT from the exons ATCAACAACATGCTGGCATCAGGTATGCACCAACACCGCACCTCAACTATCAACGACATGCTGGCATCAGGTATGCACCAACACCGCACCTCAACTATCAACGACATGCTGGCATCAG ACATGCTGGCATCAGGTACGCACCAACACCACACCTCAACTATCAACGACATGCTGATATCAGGTACGCACCAACACCACACCTCAACTATCAAAGACATGCTGGCATCAGGTACGCACCAACACCACACCTCAACTATCAACGACATGCTGGCATCAGGTACGCACCAACAACACACCTCAACTATCAACGACATGCTTGCATCAGGTatgcaccaacaccaacaccacaccTCAACTATCAACGGCAGGCTGGCATCAGGTATGCACCAACACCGCACCTCAACTATCAATGACATGCTAGCATCAGGTACGCACCAACACCACACCTCAACTATCAACGACATGCTGGCATCAGGTTTGCACCAACACCAACAACGCACCTCAACTATCAACGACATGCGGGCATCAGGTATGCACCAATACCGACACCGCACCTCAACTATCAACGACATGCTGGCATCAGGTATGCACCAATACCAACACCACACCTCAACCATCAACGACATGCTGGCATCAG GTatgcaccaacaccaacaccgcACCTCAACGATCAACAACATGCTGGCATCAGGTATGCACCAACACCGCACCTCAACTATCAACGACATGCTGATATCAGGTACGCACCAACACCACACCTCAACTATCAACGACGTGCTGAAATCAGGTatgcaccaacaccaacaccgcAACTCAACCATCAACGACATGCTGGCATCAG GTATGCACCAATACCAACACCACACCTCCACTATCAACGACATGCTGGCATCAGGTACGCACCAATACCAACACCACACCTCAACCATCAACGATATGCTGGCATCAGGTACATACCAACACCACATCTCAACTATCAACGACATGCTGGCATCAGGTACGCACCAACACAACACCTCAACTATCAATGACGTGTTGGCATCAGGTACGTACCAACACCAACACCGCACCTCAACTATTAATGACATGCTGGCATCAGGTatgcaccaacaccaacaccacacctcaactatcaacgacatgctggcatcaggtatgcaccaacaccaacaccgcACCTCAACTATCAATGACATGCTGGCATCAGGTACGCACCAACACCACACCTGA